GCATCGGTAGACGGGCTTACCCGCAACCCCGACAAAAAAGTAGGGCTGGGGTTGATTGCAACAACCGACAGGCTGGGCCCGCAGAATACTTCATCGGTATATGCCAATTATGCCTACCGCCTGCGCATAGATGAAGACGACACCAAACGCCTGTGTTTTGGCCTTGCTTTTGGCGCCACGCAGTACAACCTGGACGGGTCTAAGTTCATTGCCACCGATCCGGGCGATGGCACTGTACCTGTGGGCAACCAGAGCAAGCTCTCGCCCGACCTGCGCTTTGGGATCTACTTCTATACGCCTAAGTTCTATATCGGGGCCTCGGCGGTAGACCTCCTCACCACCGGCCGTAATATGGTCACGACCGATAACTACAGCATCATTAAACAGGTACGGCACCTTTATTTAACCGGTGGGGTAATGCTGCCTTTGTCGGAGTCGTTTGACCTGAAACCAACCTTTATGATCAAGGAGGATTTTAAAGGCCCAACCAATCTGGACCTCAACGCTTACTTGCTCATCAATAAAATAGTATGGCTGGGGGCGTCTTACCGTACCGGGCTTAAGCTTTGGAACAAGACTAATCTGCAGAACGGGCTGGATCAGAACGATGCCATTTCGGGTATTGTAGAGGTCTTTATCAACCCCCGCTTCAGGGTAGGCTACTCTTACGATTATACCACCAGCAAGCTGTCTAACTACCAGCAAGGCTCGCACGAGATTTCGGTAAGCTTTAGCCTGCAGGGCAAAAAAGAAAGGGCATTGAGCCCACGTTATTTTTAAGCCGGAAAACCATGAAAAGAATCCTCATTCTCCATATCATCATCCTTATGCTGGGCAGCCTTGCCCAGGCACAGGAGCAGCTGAACAAAAGGCAGCAGGCCGATCTGCTCTTTAACCGTTACCAGTATTACAATGCGGCAAGGCTATATAGTAGTCTGGCCCTTAAAAAGAACCCTGACGTAAAGC
This Pedobacter africanus DNA region includes the following protein-coding sequences:
- a CDS encoding PorP/SprF family type IX secretion system membrane protein is translated as MKDLKRHSVLFVLLLSINVFGTTAVMAQQTIQFSQYVFNGLAVNPAYAGYKEDLTVNLSFRSQWVGIDGAPRTGTASVDGLTRNPDKKVGLGLIATTDRLGPQNTSSVYANYAYRLRIDEDDTKRLCFGLAFGATQYNLDGSKFIATDPGDGTVPVGNQSKLSPDLRFGIYFYTPKFYIGASAVDLLTTGRNMVTTDNYSIIKQVRHLYLTGGVMLPLSESFDLKPTFMIKEDFKGPTNLDLNAYLLINKIVWLGASYRTGLKLWNKTNLQNGLDQNDAISGIVEVFINPRFRVGYSYDYTTSKLSNYQQGSHEISVSFSLQGKKERALSPRYF